In Spirochaeta isovalerica, the genomic window AACGATCTGTACAATGGCTCCGGTGGAATCGGATACTTTTTCCGATTGGTTGCTGATCGCTCCGCGCATTTCCGTAACCGAACCGGTGAGTTCTTCCAGAATATTCACCGATGAGCGGATATTCCCATCCAGCCCCCCCATATTTTCCTTGATGGATTGGAGGTTCCTCTCTATCTGAACAACGGCGCTTGCTGTTTCCTGAGAGTTTTCCAGGAGCTCCTCCGCCTTGTCGAGCTGGTCCAGAGAGGTTTTGACAAGTATCTTACCCTGTTCGCTTTTAGATTTCATCTCTTCGAGGTTCAACAGGGTCTGTGTCAATATGCCGTCGAATACAACCCTGGTAATAAGAGTGGACGTGACAATGGAAATATGGGCTATCAGAGGGTAGACGATAAGCTCCATGGAAATTATCCCCTTTGCCATATCGGGGCTGAGGATGGTAACAGTTGTTACATAGATAAAGCTGATAGTTCCGATTCCGGACAACACCGCTATGAGTTTCAGACTGCTGATGAATACAGAGCTGAGAACCAGAAAGGAACCCAGTATGGCTGTTACCTGGGCTACGCTTCCGGGATTTTCATATCCGGCCTTCAGCCTGAGAAGCGCCATGGCGCAGAAGAGAAAAGCGAAGTAAACCCGGGATGTGAAATGGAACCCTCCTCTCAGCAGAACGATGAGAGATGTAACCGTCGCGATGATAAGAACCAAATGGGCCAGAAAGGTAACCAGCTGCTGTTTACTGAGCAAGTCTCCTATAAGCAGTATGGTTGACATAAAGGTCAGAATAACCATTATGGCGAAAATGGGTTTAAGTTTTTTTTCCACTTCATAGGGAGCATTTTTGTAATATCTATCAATCCAGTTCATTATTATACCTTTGTTCCTCTCATTATCGACGAAAAAATAAGATTTGATAGACATAAAAAAAAGGGGAATAATTAGGGGCATGGACACAACAGTAATAAACGACAATCCGCGCTCCCTGAAAACGGGGGGGCATCTCTCTTCAAGGGGCATACTTCTGGTTCTCTCACCGAACTATTTCGGGAGAACTTTTATCGTGGACAGCGATTCCTGTATTTTAGGAAGAAGCGATAAAGCCGACTTCTCCCTCAATGACGATCTGATCAGCCGGGAACATTGCCGTATTGTCAGAGAGGAGGGGAATCACTTCTCCATCGAAGATCTGCAATCGACCAATTCCAGCGCCATTAACGGGAAAAGGCTGAAGAAAAAACAGCAGCTCTGCTACGGCGACAGAATCCGGCTGGGTAGCACGGTTCTGCGCTTTTTCCGCGAAGAAGAGGTCTCGTAAAAAAGTCCGGAAAATGATACTCTTTCCTTCATATGGAAAAGAGCGGGCCGGCGCGCAATATCATTCTGTTTTCTCTTTATTTTCTCTTTCTCTGGGCGGGTCAGCTCTCATCGGGGCAGGCGGCTCTTCGGGGCGTTTTTTTAAATTATTGGACAGCGCTCATGTATCTCTGTCTTTTCTTCCGCGGCTTTATCTGGATTCTCATTTTAAAAAAGATGGATCTGATTAAAGCCTATGCCCTCTCCAGTGTGAATTTTCTGATTGTGCCGCTTCTCTCCCGGTTTTTCCTCAAGGAAAATCTGGAGCTGAAATATCTTCTGGGCGCTTCACTTATCATCCCCGGCATTCTTCTTTTCGCACTGGGGGAAAAACGCCAGTCCTCCGCGGGCGTTAAGGCGGTACGGTCATGATTTATCTTCTTATGATCTCCATGTGTCTGGCTGCATCGACGGGACAGATTCTGGTTAAAAAAGGGCTTAACAGAAAGAAGCCCTATTATTGGGATTTCTATATCTTCGCCGGAGTTTTTCTGGTCCTTCTCTCGCCTTTCCTCTATATGAAAGCTGTTCAGACCGCCGGTCTCTCCGGAGCTTTCGGACTGAACGGGATCTCCTATATTATTGTCTATCTTCTCGGAGTGACAGTGCTGGGAGAAAAAGGTTCATTCCTGCAAACCCTGGGCATTCTATTAATCAGCGGAGGGGTATTTATCTGGTCGATCTGACAGTCGTTATCCCCTTAT contains:
- a CDS encoding EamA family transporter, which translates into the protein MIYLLMISMCLAASTGQILVKKGLNRKKPYYWDFYIFAGVFLVLLSPFLYMKAVQTAGLSGAFGLNGISYIIVYLLGVTVLGEKGSFLQTLGILLISGGVFIWSI
- a CDS encoding FHA domain-containing protein, coding for MDTTVINDNPRSLKTGGHLSSRGILLVLSPNYFGRTFIVDSDSCILGRSDKADFSLNDDLISREHCRIVREEGNHFSIEDLQSTNSSAINGKRLKKKQQLCYGDRIRLGSTVLRFFREEEVS
- a CDS encoding methyl-accepting chemotaxis protein; translation: MNWIDRYYKNAPYEVEKKLKPIFAIMVILTFMSTILLIGDLLSKQQLVTFLAHLVLIIATVTSLIVLLRGGFHFTSRVYFAFLFCAMALLRLKAGYENPGSVAQVTAILGSFLVLSSVFISSLKLIAVLSGIGTISFIYVTTVTILSPDMAKGIISMELIVYPLIAHISIVTSTLITRVVFDGILTQTLLNLEEMKSKSEQGKILVKTSLDQLDKAEELLENSQETASAVVQIERNLQSIKENMGGLDGNIRSSVNILEELTGSVTEMRGAISNQSEKVSDSTGAIVQIVQNIRSVEDIVGKEEQSVSTLIEKSREGEHIVDEAMKAFANVTDQIDNIRGMTSLISKIAAQTNLLAMNAAIEAAHAGDSGRGFAVVAQEIRSLAESSSANAKDITNRLKDLIQSIETANDKVNITGKSFQDISTEVQSVSRSMSRIKDDAAKLSGEGSVISESAAGLDSASREIDSEFAKFSRAHEQISSEVRSLVDMSAQISGGMTEISQGMNMISESVLQISDLSKGLKDHGEHLNKEIKILES